A part of Larkinella insperata genomic DNA contains:
- a CDS encoding bifunctional 4-hydroxy-2-oxoglutarate aldolase/2-dehydro-3-deoxy-phosphogluconate aldolase: MSRFSRLDVYETIRRVPMVPVFYHADADVCREVLGACYRAGIRAFEFTNRGDFAHEVFGELVKMAARDFPDLILGAGTLVEAGTAALYIQSGANFIVGPSFHESIARTCNRRKVAYMPGCATLTEISTAEELGAEIVKIFPGDTLSPSFVKAIKGPMPWTSVMVTGGVEPTQESLGSWFKAGVTAVGMGSQLFPKDLLSNRQFDQIEAKAREVLSIIESLRAK, encoded by the coding sequence GTGTCTCGATTTTCAAGATTAGACGTTTATGAAACCATCCGGCGGGTGCCGATGGTGCCGGTTTTTTACCATGCCGATGCGGATGTTTGCCGTGAGGTGCTGGGAGCCTGCTACCGGGCGGGCATTCGGGCGTTCGAATTTACCAACCGGGGCGACTTCGCCCACGAAGTTTTCGGTGAACTGGTCAAAATGGCCGCCCGCGACTTTCCGGACCTGATTCTCGGGGCGGGAACGCTCGTCGAAGCCGGAACAGCCGCGCTGTATATTCAGTCGGGCGCAAATTTCATCGTGGGGCCGTCGTTTCACGAGTCCATCGCCCGCACCTGCAACCGTCGGAAAGTTGCTTACATGCCCGGCTGCGCCACGCTGACCGAAATTTCGACGGCGGAAGAACTGGGCGCAGAAATCGTAAAAATCTTTCCGGGTGATACGCTCAGCCCCAGTTTCGTGAAGGCCATCAAAGGCCCCATGCCGTGGACCAGCGTGATGGTGACGGGGGGCGTTGAGCCGACCCAGGAAAGTCTCGGAAGCTGGTTTAAAGCGGGCGTGACCGCCGTTGGAATGGGATCGCAGCTGTTCCCGAAAGACCTCCTGAGTAACCGGCAATTCGACCAGATTGAAGCCAAAGCCAGGGAAGTTCTTTCGATTATCGAGTCCCTGCGTGCCAAATAA
- a CDS encoding YceI family protein, protein MQTNRIFAGLLAIVMLASTPLTLIAGNHGPDKRPGAVVAKTVTYAVDTEQSTIVWNAKKVGGEHTGNIKLSKGEFVFNGNKLTAGNFTADMTTISENKGSERVVNHLKNDDFFAVDKNPTATFKINKLAPIAGAAAGQPNYTVTGDLMIKGATKPITFPATVKLEGDNVEAAAKLTVNRLDYDIKYRAALIGTAADKIIEDTFTLDLKLVGKKSKPM, encoded by the coding sequence ATGCAAACCAACCGAATTTTTGCCGGACTACTCGCCATCGTCATGCTGGCTTCGACCCCGCTGACCCTCATCGCCGGAAACCACGGCCCTGACAAACGCCCCGGTGCCGTGGTCGCCAAAACCGTTACGTATGCCGTCGATACCGAACAAAGCACCATCGTCTGGAACGCCAAGAAAGTGGGCGGTGAGCATACGGGGAACATCAAACTGTCGAAAGGCGAGTTCGTCTTTAACGGCAACAAACTGACGGCGGGCAACTTCACCGCCGACATGACGACCATCAGCGAAAACAAAGGCAGTGAGCGGGTCGTCAACCACCTGAAAAACGACGACTTTTTTGCCGTCGACAAAAACCCGACGGCTACGTTTAAGATCAATAAACTAGCGCCGATTGCCGGGGCGGCAGCCGGACAGCCGAACTACACCGTGACCGGCGACCTGATGATCAAAGGCGCGACCAAGCCCATCACGTTCCCGGCCACGGTGAAGCTGGAGGGCGACAACGTGGAAGCAGCCGCCAAACTGACCGTCAACCGGCTGGATTACGACATCAAATACCGGGCGGCCTTGATCGGTACGGCGGCCGATAAAATCATTGAAGACACATTCACCCTTGACCTGAAACTGGTAGGCAAAAAGTCGAAACCAATGTAA
- a CDS encoding sugar kinase — MKKIVTFGEVMMRLAPPGFAKFNQAHSLNVVYGGTEANVAVSLAYFGCQAVHVTRFPDHALGRAATATLRFHGVDTSRITYGPGRLGLYFLETGAVSRASQIIYDRYDSAFSLIQPGDFDWDAILAGADWFHWSGITPALSQQAADCLLEAIQTANRLGVKVSGDIYFRSNLWKYGKTPQEILPALTAGCDLVLGNQANFEELYGVKAGTFDDACHGMQALFPRIRYFTDTERESVSASHNRLTAKIFDGTTMFSSEVYDITHIIDRIGGGDAYLAGLIYGLLTTDDPQYAVEFGAAASALKHTVEGDANLVTVPEIEALVQGDKSGRLRR, encoded by the coding sequence TTGAAAAAAATAGTTACGTTCGGCGAGGTCATGATGCGACTGGCTCCGCCGGGTTTTGCGAAGTTCAATCAGGCGCATTCCCTGAATGTGGTCTACGGTGGCACCGAAGCGAACGTGGCCGTTTCGCTGGCCTACTTCGGTTGTCAGGCGGTGCACGTCACCCGCTTCCCCGATCACGCGCTGGGTCGGGCCGCAACCGCCACATTACGGTTCCACGGGGTCGACACGTCCCGCATCACGTATGGTCCGGGGCGGCTGGGGCTGTACTTCCTGGAAACCGGGGCTGTCAGCCGTGCCAGCCAGATCATCTACGACCGCTACGATTCGGCCTTTTCACTGATCCAGCCCGGCGATTTCGACTGGGACGCTATTCTGGCCGGTGCCGACTGGTTCCACTGGTCGGGTATCACCCCGGCGCTCTCGCAGCAAGCCGCTGATTGCCTGCTGGAAGCCATCCAAACCGCCAACCGGCTGGGCGTCAAGGTCTCGGGCGATATCTACTTCCGGAGTAATTTGTGGAAATACGGCAAAACACCGCAGGAAATCCTGCCCGCGCTGACTGCCGGTTGTGATCTGGTGCTGGGCAATCAGGCCAATTTTGAAGAGCTTTACGGGGTTAAAGCCGGTACCTTCGACGATGCCTGCCACGGTATGCAGGCGCTGTTTCCCCGCATCCGGTATTTTACGGATACCGAACGGGAATCGGTCAGCGCGTCGCACAACCGGCTCACGGCCAAGATCTTCGACGGAACCACCATGTTTTCCTCCGAAGTCTACGACATTACGCACATCATCGACCGCATTGGCGGGGGCGATGCGTACCTGGCAGGGCTGATCTACGGTTTGCTAACCACCGACGACCCGCAATACGCCGTTGAATTTGGTGCAGCCGCTTCGGCCCTCAAACACACCGTCGAAGGCGACGCCAACCTGGTTACCGTCCCGGAAATTGAAGCCCTGGTACAGGGGGACAAGTCCGGACGATTGAGAAGATAA
- a CDS encoding TonB-dependent receptor domain-containing protein: MSKFSFSLFLGILNLIVVQSFAQFPGGGGGFGGPGRFSQPGQRDNQKEKTFIPGTAEDDKPRGNGKINGFLMDSTSNQPVEFATVALIDNKTGKPIDGTTADGKGKFSLNRLAPGEYRLQYSFLGYQNKTSNLFTIEKGSDISMGIVKLSQDVRTLNEVVVTGQAALIEEKVDRLVYNAEKDITSKGGDAADIMRKVPMLSVDLDGNVSLRGSSNVRVLINNKPSTIIASSVADALKQIPADMIKSVEVITSPSAKYDAEGSAGIINIITKKNTLQGGTLNVDMGTGNRSSNLNLNASYRQGKMGFNLGGFGRAMYNVRGAFNNTQTTVGPTGNTTTIQTADTRQNGMFGNYQFGWDYDIDKNTSLSATVRYGLRNMINYQDNLQTVSYINQLVTQSGRNVASKNLSGTVDANVSYSKTYKPNQELSVLGLYSRNNNTNNFVTELLNGTDMHTVMSRQRNDNLSYNQESTLQVDYQTPIKRNQLLEFGGKGIFRKMNSDYQFYTTAGDNENYELSPIQPSNGLNYDQNITALYAAYTLSTKTKWTLKAGGRYEYTFINARFENNSEQQTGDVRDIPDYGVFVPSVNISKGIKGGKIIKLAYNRRIQRPGIQSLNPNINAANPLNISQGNPNLSPEYTDNVELGLSGQIKKFYLNATLFARITDNSIMSLRDTATRNIGTETNPNFQTVVSTTTQNIGTERAYGVNVFTNVTLFSIWQLGGGFDLYHAYLTNNNASALYGASNSGWVLGGRLFTSITLKNGWGIQGFGGGRGRQLNLQGYQGSFAFYNLGVKKDFNNKRGSIGIGAENFFNHPFKVRSETISPLVSQRSVNSMYNAGVRVNFSYRLGKMSMDGSGFSLGRRKKSINNDDQKSGGDDNGGGVQQAQPASGGAQGGSRPRQR, from the coding sequence ATGTCAAAGTTTTCCTTCTCACTATTCCTAGGAATTTTAAATCTGATAGTAGTACAGTCATTCGCTCAGTTTCCGGGCGGAGGTGGCGGTTTTGGCGGACCGGGTCGGTTCAGCCAACCGGGTCAGCGTGATAATCAGAAAGAAAAAACATTCATTCCCGGCACCGCCGAAGACGACAAACCACGGGGCAACGGCAAGATCAACGGCTTTTTGATGGATTCCACCTCGAATCAACCCGTTGAATTCGCGACCGTCGCCCTGATTGACAACAAAACCGGTAAGCCCATCGACGGAACCACGGCGGACGGCAAAGGCAAATTTAGCCTGAACCGACTGGCCCCCGGCGAATACCGACTGCAATATTCCTTTCTGGGTTATCAGAACAAAACGTCCAATCTGTTCACCATTGAAAAAGGGTCGGACATCAGCATGGGCATCGTGAAGCTTTCGCAGGATGTCCGCACGCTGAACGAAGTAGTCGTAACGGGACAGGCCGCCCTGATTGAAGAAAAAGTCGACCGCCTGGTTTACAACGCCGAAAAAGACATTACGTCCAAGGGGGGCGATGCCGCCGACATCATGCGGAAGGTACCGATGCTGAGCGTCGATCTGGACGGGAACGTTAGTTTGCGCGGCAGCAGTAACGTTCGGGTTCTGATCAACAACAAACCGTCGACGATCATCGCCAGCAGTGTAGCCGACGCCCTCAAGCAAATTCCGGCCGACATGATCAAGTCGGTGGAAGTAATCACTTCGCCATCCGCCAAGTACGACGCCGAAGGTTCAGCCGGGATCATCAACATCATCACCAAGAAGAACACGCTGCAGGGCGGCACGCTGAACGTCGATATGGGAACGGGCAACCGGAGCTCGAACCTGAACCTGAACGCCAGCTACCGTCAGGGCAAAATGGGCTTCAACCTCGGCGGTTTTGGCCGGGCCATGTACAACGTCCGGGGCGCATTCAACAACACACAGACCACCGTTGGACCAACAGGCAACACCACGACCATCCAGACGGCCGATACCCGGCAGAACGGCATGTTTGGCAACTACCAGTTCGGCTGGGATTACGACATTGATAAAAATACGTCGCTGTCGGCCACGGTGCGGTACGGGCTGCGGAACATGATCAACTACCAGGACAACCTGCAAACGGTGTCGTACATCAATCAGCTGGTCACCCAGTCCGGCCGGAACGTTGCGTCGAAAAACCTGTCCGGTACCGTGGATGCCAACGTTAGTTACAGCAAAACCTACAAACCTAACCAGGAACTGAGCGTTTTGGGTCTCTACAGCCGCAACAACAACACCAACAATTTTGTGACGGAATTGCTCAACGGCACGGATATGCACACGGTCATGAGCCGCCAGCGCAACGACAACCTGAGCTACAACCAAGAATCAACCCTGCAGGTCGACTACCAAACTCCGATCAAACGCAACCAGTTGCTGGAATTTGGGGGAAAAGGTATTTTCCGGAAAATGAACAGCGATTACCAGTTCTACACCACTGCCGGTGACAACGAAAATTACGAACTGAGCCCCATTCAGCCGTCCAACGGGTTGAACTACGATCAGAACATCACGGCCCTTTATGCCGCCTATACCCTGTCGACTAAAACCAAATGGACCCTGAAAGCCGGGGGGCGCTACGAGTATACCTTCATCAACGCCCGCTTTGAAAACAACAGCGAGCAGCAAACCGGCGACGTCCGGGACATTCCGGATTACGGCGTTTTTGTTCCGAGCGTCAACATTTCGAAAGGAATTAAGGGCGGAAAAATCATCAAACTGGCCTACAACCGCCGGATTCAGCGGCCGGGCATCCAGTCCCTGAACCCCAACATCAATGCCGCCAACCCGCTCAACATCAGCCAGGGGAATCCGAATCTGTCGCCCGAATACACCGACAACGTAGAGCTGGGCTTAAGCGGTCAGATCAAGAAGTTTTACCTGAATGCCACGCTATTTGCCCGAATTACGGACAATTCCATCATGAGCCTTCGGGATACCGCAACCCGAAACATCGGCACGGAAACCAACCCGAATTTCCAGACTGTTGTCAGCACCACCACGCAGAACATCGGAACTGAACGCGCCTATGGGGTGAACGTTTTCACGAACGTAACACTGTTCTCGATCTGGCAACTGGGTGGCGGTTTTGACCTCTACCACGCCTACCTGACCAACAACAACGCCAGTGCGCTCTACGGCGCTTCCAACTCCGGCTGGGTGCTGGGTGGCCGGTTGTTTACCAGCATCACCCTGAAAAACGGCTGGGGTATCCAGGGCTTTGGCGGGGGTCGCGGACGGCAGCTCAACCTGCAGGGCTATCAGGGCAGCTTTGCCTTCTACAACCTGGGTGTAAAGAAAGATTTCAACAACAAACGCGGCAGCATCGGTATCGGTGCCGAAAACTTCTTCAACCACCCGTTCAAAGTTCGTTCCGAGACGATTTCACCGCTCGTTTCGCAGCGCAGCGTCAACAGCATGTACAACGCCGGGGTGCGCGTGAACTTCTCGTACCGACTGGGTAAAATGAGCATGGACGGATCGGGCTTCAGCCTGGGCCGCCGGAAAAAATCCATCAACAACGACGACCAGAAGAGCGGTGGCGACGACAACGGCGGTGGCGTGCAGCAGGCGCAACCGGCTTCGGGCGGTGCCCAGGGCGGAAGTCGTCCCCGACAAAGATAA
- a CDS encoding sensor histidine kinase, producing MNLLTLRRSVPVLIHILAWGLLGFALLVYQPLNWDITAPPQFWVKQGIYFSLLVGSFYLNTQLLVPYLLFRDQTSLYITSLFVTAVFVVVILLHVDNWLNLPELMHRAWHPEGGPRKPRNVWAWSQPILVTTFLMLGIGTSIASVQKWQEDARLRLDLEQAKVSSELSFLKAQINPHFFFNTLNNIYALTLIDGEASREALHRLSRMMRYVLYETGNDTTMLSKEIDFVQDYIQLMQLRLTDKVTVALEQPTPLKDVPVAPMLLLPFVENAFKHGVSAIMPSRIVISIHQEGNQLEMKVRNTIFPEKNQSLEVGSGIGLTNTRRRLDLLYPERYQLSVMEDQPANEYLVHLNLNLS from the coding sequence ATGAATTTACTCACGTTACGCCGTAGTGTTCCAGTTTTGATTCATATCCTGGCCTGGGGACTGCTGGGATTTGCCCTGCTGGTGTATCAACCCCTGAACTGGGATATCACCGCTCCTCCGCAATTCTGGGTTAAACAAGGAATTTACTTTAGTTTGTTGGTCGGCTCGTTTTACCTGAACACCCAGTTGTTGGTGCCTTACCTGCTTTTTCGCGACCAAACCAGTTTGTACATAACCTCGTTGTTTGTGACCGCCGTTTTTGTGGTGGTGATTCTTTTACACGTTGACAACTGGCTGAATCTGCCGGAACTCATGCACCGGGCCTGGCACCCCGAGGGCGGCCCCCGCAAACCGCGAAACGTCTGGGCATGGAGCCAGCCGATTCTGGTCACTACCTTTCTGATGCTCGGGATCGGCACCAGCATTGCGTCCGTGCAGAAGTGGCAGGAAGACGCCCGGCTGCGGTTGGATCTGGAGCAGGCCAAGGTCAGTTCTGAATTATCGTTTCTGAAAGCGCAGATCAATCCGCATTTCTTTTTCAATACGCTCAACAACATCTACGCCCTGACGCTCATCGACGGGGAAGCCTCGCGCGAGGCCCTGCACCGGCTGTCGCGGATGATGCGATACGTGCTCTATGAAACCGGGAACGACACCACCATGTTGAGCAAGGAAATTGATTTTGTGCAGGACTACATCCAGCTCATGCAGCTCCGCCTGACCGACAAGGTTACCGTGGCGCTCGAACAGCCCACGCCCCTGAAAGACGTACCAGTGGCTCCGATGTTGCTGCTGCCGTTTGTCGAAAATGCGTTCAAACACGGTGTTAGCGCCATCATGCCCAGCCGGATTGTGATCAGCATCCACCAGGAAGGGAACCAACTGGAAATGAAAGTGAGAAATACGATCTTTCCCGAAAAAAATCAGTCACTCGAAGTCGGCAGTGGCATTGGGCTTACCAATACGCGTCGGCGGCTCGACCTGCTCTATCCCGAACGGTATCAGCTTTCGGTGATGGAGGATCAGCCCGCTAACGAGTACCTGGTGCACCTGAATTTAAATCTCTCATGA
- a CDS encoding tagaturonate reductase translates to MTPLNRSNHPAPIHPERVLQFGTGVLLRGLPDYLIHKANQQGIFNGSIVVVKSTGGATDEFAEQDGLYIVVSRGIQKGQLVDKHTVVSAVSRVLSAQEDWKAVLDVAKKPSLQVIISNTTEVGIQYVEESIFQNPPQSYPAKLTAFLYERFKNFGGGRNKGLVVIPTELISDNGLKLRDIVEKIAQHNELGKLFMKWLKYHVRFCNSLVDRIVPGKPDAETHAQLQQELGYNDKLLIMAEPYRLWAIEGDDRVKNVLTFAKTDPGVIIDEDINFYRERKLRVLNGGHTISVPLAYLLGLETVNEMMQHPLMSRFVEEVIAQEIVPTLPEWMIPEENPEAVREFAADVLDRFRNPYIEHLLLNITLQETLKMRARNLATIQRFVEQNGQTPQRMALGFAAYLRFMKAVREEDGVYLGETTTPTGGIITYPIRDDHAEYFYKLWQQVDVHDAASVRNFVQTLCADTLLWETDLSALSGFGDAVADNLSSLLTLGVEATLERHVATPESTTSGSEIG, encoded by the coding sequence ATGACACCACTGAACCGTTCCAACCATCCGGCCCCTATTCATCCGGAGCGCGTGCTGCAATTCGGCACGGGCGTTTTGCTTCGTGGACTGCCCGATTACCTGATTCACAAAGCCAATCAGCAGGGGATCTTCAACGGCAGCATTGTGGTTGTCAAGTCAACCGGGGGTGCAACCGACGAATTTGCGGAACAAGACGGCCTGTATATCGTGGTCAGCCGGGGAATTCAGAAAGGGCAGCTGGTGGATAAACACACGGTGGTGTCGGCCGTCAGCCGCGTACTTTCGGCGCAGGAAGACTGGAAAGCTGTCCTGGATGTCGCGAAAAAGCCGTCCCTGCAGGTTATTATTTCCAACACCACCGAGGTCGGGATTCAATACGTGGAAGAAAGCATTTTCCAGAATCCACCCCAGTCCTACCCGGCCAAACTGACGGCTTTTCTGTACGAACGGTTCAAGAATTTCGGCGGTGGGCGCAACAAAGGGCTGGTCGTTATCCCGACGGAACTGATTAGCGACAACGGCCTGAAACTGCGTGACATCGTTGAGAAAATCGCCCAGCACAACGAATTGGGCAAGCTGTTCATGAAGTGGCTGAAATACCATGTCCGCTTCTGTAACTCACTGGTCGACCGCATTGTACCGGGCAAACCCGACGCCGAAACGCACGCCCAACTGCAACAGGAACTGGGCTACAACGACAAGCTCCTGATTATGGCCGAACCGTACCGGTTGTGGGCGATTGAAGGGGATGATCGGGTTAAAAACGTCCTGACCTTCGCCAAGACCGATCCGGGGGTCATCATCGACGAAGACATTAATTTTTACCGCGAACGCAAACTGCGCGTCCTCAACGGCGGCCACACCATCAGCGTTCCGCTGGCGTATCTGCTGGGACTGGAAACCGTCAACGAAATGATGCAGCACCCGCTGATGAGCCGGTTTGTGGAAGAGGTGATTGCGCAGGAGATCGTACCGACCCTGCCCGAATGGATGATTCCGGAGGAGAATCCGGAGGCCGTCCGGGAGTTTGCCGCCGACGTTCTCGACCGGTTCCGCAACCCCTACATCGAGCACCTGCTGCTAAACATTACCCTTCAGGAAACCCTGAAAATGCGGGCCCGTAACCTGGCGACCATCCAGCGGTTTGTGGAGCAGAACGGACAGACTCCGCAGCGCATGGCCCTGGGCTTCGCGGCTTATCTGCGGTTTATGAAAGCCGTTCGGGAGGAAGATGGCGTCTACCTGGGCGAAACCACAACGCCCACCGGCGGAATCATCACCTACCCCATCCGCGACGACCATGCCGAATACTTTTACAAGCTGTGGCAGCAGGTCGATGTGCACGATGCAGCCTCGGTCCGTAACTTCGTGCAGACGCTCTGCGCCGACACCCTGCTTTGGGAAACCGACCTGAGCGCACTCAGTGGCTTCGGGGATGCCGTTGCCGACAACCTCAGCAGTTTGCTGACCCTGGGCGTCGAAGCGACCCTGGAACGCCACGTTGCGACGCCGGAGTCTACGACCAGCGGCTCAGAAATTGGTTGA
- a CDS encoding MFS transporter, producing MPNLSGNFRWRIVLLLFFATTINYIDRQVLSFTMIDETFRREMMGKTGEEALTESDLDQFKVLYSYIDTVFKVAYALGFLLTGWLIDRVGTKRGFSISIVVWSIAGVLNAFIGSLRGLSMVRFMLGIGEAGNFPSAIKSVAEWFPKKERSFAAGLFNAGTNVGIIVTAALIPWLTLQFGWRFSFIATGLLGFLVLIAWLKTYRRPEEHPRVSRSELAYIQQDNEEDIPEEKLSWWRLLGFRQTWAFIVGKFMCDPIWWFYLSWLPDFFNSSESLDQRLDLKNVGLPFLVIYIVSDGGSVLFGWLSSKFIQLGWSANRARKTTMLICALCVTPIFFAAQTSSIYVAIALISLATAAHQGWSANIYTFASDLFPKSAVASVTGIGGMFGAMGGILLAAVAGNIRVSFGYLPLFIIASSTYLIALVIIHLLSPTLEPVTKKELESIGV from the coding sequence ATGCCCAACCTTTCCGGAAATTTTCGCTGGCGGATTGTGCTCCTGCTGTTTTTCGCAACAACAATCAACTACATCGATCGGCAGGTACTTTCGTTTACGATGATCGACGAAACGTTCCGGCGGGAGATGATGGGCAAAACCGGCGAGGAAGCCCTGACCGAGAGCGATCTCGACCAGTTTAAGGTTCTTTACAGCTACATCGACACGGTATTCAAGGTGGCCTACGCGCTCGGTTTTCTGCTGACGGGCTGGCTCATCGACCGGGTCGGCACCAAACGCGGCTTTTCCATTTCCATCGTTGTCTGGAGCATTGCGGGCGTTCTGAATGCGTTTATCGGCTCGTTGCGCGGGTTGAGCATGGTGCGGTTCATGCTGGGCATTGGCGAAGCGGGCAATTTCCCCTCGGCCATCAAATCGGTAGCCGAATGGTTCCCCAAAAAAGAACGCTCGTTTGCCGCGGGACTTTTCAACGCCGGAACCAACGTCGGCATTATCGTTACGGCGGCCCTGATTCCCTGGCTCACGCTGCAGTTTGGCTGGCGGTTTTCCTTTATTGCAACGGGTCTGCTGGGCTTTCTGGTCCTGATTGCCTGGCTGAAAACTTACCGCCGTCCGGAAGAACATCCGCGCGTCAGCCGGTCAGAACTGGCTTACATTCAGCAGGATAATGAAGAAGATATTCCCGAAGAAAAACTATCGTGGTGGCGGCTGCTGGGCTTCCGGCAAACCTGGGCGTTTATCGTCGGCAAGTTTATGTGCGATCCGATCTGGTGGTTTTACCTGAGCTGGCTGCCCGATTTTTTCAACAGCAGCGAATCGCTCGACCAGCGGCTGGATCTGAAAAATGTCGGCCTGCCGTTTCTGGTCATCTACATCGTTTCCGACGGGGGAAGCGTCCTGTTTGGGTGGCTGTCGTCCAAGTTTATTCAGCTGGGCTGGTCGGCCAACCGGGCGCGAAAAACGACGATGCTGATCTGCGCGCTTTGCGTAACGCCGATCTTTTTTGCCGCCCAAACCAGTAGTATTTATGTAGCCATTGCCTTAATTTCTTTGGCAACGGCAGCGCACCAGGGCTGGTCGGCCAACATTTACACGTTTGCGTCCGATCTGTTTCCCAAAAGTGCGGTAGCTTCCGTAACCGGCATCGGGGGTATGTTTGGGGCAATGGGCGGCATTTTGCTGGCGGCCGTCGCGGGCAATATCCGGGTTAGCTTCGGGTACCTGCCCCTGTTCATCATTGCCAGCTCGACCTACCTGATAGCCCTGGTGATCATTCACCTGCTGTCGCCCACGCTGGAACCGGTGACCAAGAAAGAACTGGAAAGCATTGGTGTTTAA
- a CDS encoding LytR/AlgR family response regulator transcription factor: MMLNCIAVDDEPLALGLVCAFIEKTPFLNLAGRYSSAVEALQGLHDHPIDLLFLDIQMPDLTGMELARVMERNQSGYTPRVIFTTAYNQFALEGYKVDALDYLLKPFNYEEFLRAANKAKTYFELIKRPAVAPAPVVPEPEEEYLFLKVEYQLVRIAFNDILYIEGLKDYVKVHLRKERPEAAPKPILSLTSLKALEDKLPARRFMRVHRSFIVALDKIEAVTRNTIQIGPATIPVSDQHKDAFNQFLSRWS, encoded by the coding sequence ATGATGCTAAACTGCATTGCGGTCGACGACGAACCGCTGGCTCTTGGGCTGGTGTGTGCGTTCATCGAAAAAACCCCTTTTCTGAATCTGGCCGGACGCTACAGCAGCGCGGTGGAGGCATTACAGGGCTTGCACGATCACCCGATTGATCTGCTGTTCCTGGATATTCAGATGCCCGATCTGACGGGGATGGAATTGGCCCGGGTCATGGAGCGCAACCAGTCCGGTTATACGCCCCGGGTGATTTTTACGACGGCTTATAACCAGTTCGCGCTGGAAGGCTATAAAGTTGATGCTCTGGATTACCTGCTCAAACCGTTTAATTACGAAGAGTTTCTGCGGGCGGCCAACAAGGCCAAAACCTATTTCGAGTTGATCAAGCGGCCCGCTGTTGCTCCAGCACCCGTCGTGCCCGAGCCGGAAGAAGAGTATTTATTTCTGAAGGTGGAGTATCAGCTGGTCCGGATTGCGTTCAACGACATTCTTTACATTGAGGGCCTGAAAGATTACGTGAAGGTGCATTTGCGCAAAGAGCGGCCCGAAGCCGCTCCCAAGCCAATTCTATCGCTGACCAGCCTGAAGGCGCTGGAGGATAAACTCCCCGCCCGGCGCTTCATGCGGGTGCATCGTTCATTTATCGTGGCGCTGGACAAGATTGAAGCCGTAACCCGAAATACCATCCAGATCGGACCGGCTACCATTCCCGTCAGCGATCAGCACAAAGATGCGTTCAACCAATTTCTGAGCCGCTGGTCGTAG